A portion of the Streptomyces coeruleoprunus genome contains these proteins:
- a CDS encoding YiaA/YiaB family inner membrane protein yields the protein MSDTPVKQQNTAAYYGQAVASFAVALGAVALGIANLEADVWVRAFLGIAVLYLTTSAFTLAKVVRDRQEAGHLISRVDQARLEKLLAEHDPFQKL from the coding sequence ATGAGTGACACACCGGTCAAGCAGCAGAACACGGCGGCCTACTACGGGCAGGCCGTCGCCTCCTTCGCCGTCGCGCTCGGCGCCGTGGCCCTCGGCATCGCCAACCTGGAGGCCGACGTCTGGGTGCGGGCGTTCCTGGGCATCGCGGTGCTCTACCTCACCACCTCCGCCTTCACCCTCGCCAAGGTCGTCCGGGACCGTCAGGAGGCCGGTCACCTGATCAGCCGGGTCGACCAGGCGCGCCTGGAGAAGCTGCTCGCCGAGCACGACCCGTTCCAGAAGCTCTAA
- a CDS encoding TetR/AcrR family transcriptional regulator: MSAAEETAGGEDMPWGEVTPEAARRLLVAAVDAFAERGYHATTTRDIASRAGMSPAALYIHYKTKEELLHRISRIGHDKALEILEAAAGGPGSAAERLADAVRSFVRWHAERHTTARVVQYELDALGPEHRTEIVELRRKSDAAVRRIISEGVRAGEFDVPDVPGTTLAVLSLCIDVARWFNAQGRRTPDEVGELYADLVLRMVGAQK, translated from the coding sequence ATGAGTGCGGCGGAGGAGACGGCCGGCGGCGAGGACATGCCGTGGGGCGAGGTCACCCCGGAAGCGGCGCGGCGACTGCTGGTCGCCGCGGTCGACGCCTTCGCCGAGCGCGGCTACCACGCCACCACCACCCGTGACATCGCGAGCCGGGCCGGCATGAGCCCCGCGGCGCTCTACATCCACTACAAGACCAAGGAAGAGCTGCTCCACCGGATCAGCCGGATCGGCCACGACAAGGCCCTGGAGATCCTGGAGGCGGCGGCCGGCGGACCCGGAAGCGCCGCCGAGCGGCTGGCGGACGCCGTGCGCTCGTTCGTCCGCTGGCACGCCGAGCGGCACACCACCGCGCGCGTGGTCCAGTACGAACTGGACGCGCTCGGTCCCGAGCACCGCACCGAGATCGTCGAGCTGCGCCGCAAGAGCGACGCCGCGGTGCGCAGGATCATCAGCGAGGGCGTCCGGGCGGGCGAGTTCGACGTCCCGGACGTGCCCGGCACCACGCTCGCCGTGCTCTCGCTCTGCATCGACGTGGCCCGCTGGTTCAACGCCCAGGGCCGCCGCACGCCCGACGAGGTCGGCGAGCTGTACGCCGACCTCGTCCTGCGCATGGTGGGCGCGCAGAAGTAG
- a CDS encoding MaoC family dehydratase gives MAEPRTFTSADELRAAVGGQLGYSDWLEVDQKRIDLFAEATGDHQWIHVDPERAAAGPFGATIAHGYLTLSLLPVFVPQVLRVEGVRMGLNYGTNKVRFPAPVPVGSRLRATAVLTEVAEVGGGGVQVTATVTVEREGGDKPVCVAESVSRYYF, from the coding sequence ATGGCAGAGCCGAGGACCTTCACCTCCGCGGACGAGCTGCGGGCCGCCGTGGGCGGGCAACTGGGATACAGCGACTGGCTGGAGGTGGACCAGAAGCGGATCGACCTGTTCGCCGAAGCCACGGGCGACCACCAGTGGATCCACGTCGACCCGGAGCGGGCGGCGGCCGGGCCGTTCGGCGCGACGATCGCGCACGGCTATCTCACGCTGTCGCTGCTGCCCGTGTTCGTCCCGCAGGTGCTGCGGGTCGAGGGCGTGCGGATGGGGCTCAACTACGGCACGAACAAGGTGCGGTTCCCGGCCCCCGTGCCCGTCGGCTCGCGGCTGCGGGCGACGGCCGTGCTGACGGAGGTGGCGGAGGTGGGCGGCGGCGGGGTGCAGGTCACGGCCACCGTCACGGTGGAGCGCGAGGGCGGCGACAAGCCGGTGTGCGTCGCGGAGTCGGTCTCCCGCTACTACTTCTGA
- the soxR gene encoding redox-sensitive transcriptional activator SoxR: MPQIPEKIHELTVGQLSARSGAAVSALHFYESKGLISSRRTSGNQRRYSRDALRRVAFVRAAQRVGIPLATIREALAELPEERTPTREDWARLSQAWRAELDARIQQLGRLRDHLTDCIGCGCLSLDTCVLSNPDDRFGERLSGSRLLPETCRQEPKRRTG, from the coding sequence GTGCCGCAGATTCCAGAGAAGATCCACGAGCTCACCGTCGGCCAGCTCTCCGCGCGCAGCGGGGCGGCCGTGTCCGCCCTGCACTTCTACGAGTCGAAGGGCCTGATCAGCAGCCGCCGCACCAGCGGCAACCAGCGCCGCTACAGCAGGGACGCGCTGCGCCGCGTCGCCTTCGTGCGCGCCGCGCAGCGCGTCGGCATCCCGCTGGCGACGATCCGCGAGGCCCTGGCCGAGCTGCCGGAGGAGCGCACGCCCACCCGGGAGGACTGGGCGCGGCTCTCCCAGGCCTGGCGGGCCGAACTGGACGCCCGCATACAGCAGCTGGGCCGGCTCCGCGACCACCTCACCGACTGCATCGGCTGCGGCTGCCTGTCGCTCGACACGTGCGTCCTGTCCAACCCCGACGACCGCTTCGGCGAGCGCCTCTCCGGCTCCCGCCTCCTGCCGGAGACCTGCCGCCAGGAACCGAAGCGCCGGACGGGCTGA
- a CDS encoding RNA ligase (ATP), which translates to MSTLRVTAEVLTVHEHPNADSLELAQVGLYRAVVAKGAFRTGEAAVYIPEQAVLPAGLIEELGLTGRLAGSRADRVKAVRLRGELSQGLVCRPRALADVDLVRAAAERTDFAERLGITKWAPPVPVSMSGDVESAPDLLPWGDIENIQRYPDLFAPGEPVVLTEKVHGTACLMTYHAGDGRVRVSSKGFGAKGLALKEDARNLYWRTVRGHDVPAVAARLAKRLGATRVGVFGEVYGAGVQDLAYGADGRAQGERPGYAVFDVSVEIEGQVRRLDAADLHTLLEGELPLVPRLYAGPYDVATVLELATGEETLTGRGVHLREGVVIRPATERYSPVVGGRAIAKAVSPAYLTRKGGTEYE; encoded by the coding sequence ATGTCCACGCTGCGCGTCACCGCGGAAGTGCTGACCGTCCACGAGCACCCGAACGCCGACTCCCTCGAACTGGCCCAAGTGGGCCTGTACCGGGCGGTCGTCGCCAAGGGCGCCTTCCGCACCGGTGAGGCGGCCGTGTACATCCCGGAGCAGGCGGTGCTGCCCGCCGGGCTGATCGAGGAACTGGGGCTGACGGGGCGGCTGGCGGGCAGCCGGGCCGACCGGGTCAAGGCGGTGCGGCTGCGCGGTGAGCTGTCGCAGGGGCTGGTGTGCCGGCCGCGGGCGCTGGCGGACGTCGACCTGGTACGGGCGGCGGCCGAGCGCACCGACTTCGCGGAGCGGCTGGGCATCACCAAGTGGGCGCCGCCTGTCCCGGTGTCGATGAGCGGCGACGTGGAGTCCGCGCCCGATCTTCTGCCGTGGGGCGACATCGAGAACATCCAGCGGTACCCGGACCTCTTCGCGCCGGGCGAGCCCGTGGTGCTGACCGAGAAGGTGCACGGGACGGCCTGCCTGATGACGTATCACGCCGGGGACGGGCGGGTGCGGGTCTCCTCGAAGGGCTTCGGCGCCAAGGGCCTCGCGCTCAAGGAGGACGCGCGCAACCTGTACTGGCGGACCGTGCGCGGCCACGACGTGCCCGCGGTCGCCGCGCGCCTCGCGAAACGGCTGGGCGCGACCCGCGTCGGCGTGTTCGGCGAGGTGTACGGGGCGGGCGTGCAGGACCTGGCGTACGGCGCCGATGGCCGCGCGCAGGGCGAGCGGCCCGGGTACGCGGTCTTCGACGTGTCCGTGGAGATCGAGGGACAGGTGCGCCGCCTGGACGCCGCGGACCTGCACACGCTGCTGGAGGGCGAACTGCCGCTCGTCCCGCGCCTGTACGCCGGGCCGTACGACGTCGCCACGGTGCTGGAGCTGGCGACGGGCGAGGAGACCCTGACGGGACGCGGCGTCCATCTCCGCGAGGGCGTCGTGATCCGCCCGGCCACCGAGCGGTACAGCCCGGTGGTGGGCGGACGCGCCATCGCGAAGGCGGTCAGCCCGGCGTACCTGACCCGCAAGGGCGGCACGGAGTACGAGTAA
- a CDS encoding penicillin acylase family protein, which translates to MRRHFGRRTTARLGSATATAVLALVAGLLLPPPQQAAAEEPVPDHCRGGRCADILPPGQNGNATLAEILAHRVLGTRPAHSSDQLGRYEALVHGADGLTDTKLADFFNDASFGVPADQVESVTRPREDVTITRDKKTGVPHIKGTTRYGTEFGAGYAAAQDRLWMMDLFRHIGRGELTPFAGGALANQGLEQQFWPQAPYTEADYEAQIAYIRATHGARGEQAMADAQAYVDGINTYITKAKDGRYFPGEYVLTGHVDAITNAGGIRPFKLTDLIAIASVVGGQFGGGGGGEVQAALSLLAAQRRYGVVEGTRVWESFRQRDDAEAVLTVHDGTAFPYAEKPANPRGTALPDPGSVRPEQLVYDRTGSAGTGAKSPLRVPPFLKPAQGMYDDGVLDPGSLDPKKGMSNALLVSGAHTASGHPIAVFGPQTGYFAPQLLMMQELQGPGISARGVSFAGVGMYVQMGRGQDYAWSATSAAQDITDTYAVELCRDDTHYLHRGACVPMEKLEKRNAWKPSVADSTAEGSYRLQVWRTKYGIVTHRATIGGKPVAYTSLRSTYRHEADSIIGFQLLNDPSYVKDAQSFQQAVHHIGYAFNWFYADSREAAFYNSGSNPVRAPGVDPALPVTATEPYEWQDFDPATNTAAYTPFTAHPRSTGQDYYISWNNRQARRYNTAAFGFGSVHRGDLLDHRVERLVRAGGVTRASLTRAMAEAGVTDLRGEQVLPELLAVLRTEPLTDPRLTTAVQQLEAWSSAGSPRKETSPGSHRYSHPDAVRLMDAWWPLLVEAEFRPGLGAELYDALRASLPVDESPAAHHGPTGAHGGSAFQYGWWGFTDKDLRQVLARPVTDPLARTYCGDGDPKACRAALLATLAQAAAKPATEVYPADGTCAAGDQWCADALVHRPLGGITHPTSHWQNRPTYQQVVEFPTHR; encoded by the coding sequence ATGCGACGACACTTCGGCCGGCGCACCACCGCCCGCCTCGGATCCGCCACCGCCACCGCCGTACTCGCCCTGGTCGCGGGCCTCCTGCTGCCCCCGCCGCAGCAGGCGGCGGCCGAGGAACCCGTCCCCGACCACTGCCGGGGCGGCCGGTGCGCCGACATCCTGCCGCCCGGCCAGAACGGCAACGCCACGCTCGCCGAGATCCTCGCCCACCGGGTCCTCGGCACGCGCCCCGCGCACAGCTCCGACCAACTCGGCCGCTACGAAGCGCTCGTACACGGCGCCGACGGCCTCACGGACACGAAGCTCGCCGACTTCTTCAACGACGCGTCCTTCGGCGTCCCCGCCGACCAGGTCGAGTCCGTGACCCGGCCCCGCGAGGACGTCACCATCACCCGCGACAAGAAGACGGGCGTCCCGCACATCAAGGGCACCACCCGGTACGGCACCGAATTCGGCGCCGGATACGCCGCGGCCCAGGACCGGCTGTGGATGATGGACCTCTTCCGGCACATCGGGCGCGGCGAACTGACCCCCTTCGCGGGCGGCGCCCTCGCCAACCAGGGCCTGGAGCAGCAGTTCTGGCCGCAGGCCCCGTACACCGAGGCCGACTACGAGGCCCAGATCGCCTACATCCGCGCCACCCACGGCGCCCGCGGCGAACAGGCCATGGCCGACGCCCAGGCCTATGTCGACGGCATCAACACCTACATCACCAAGGCCAAGGACGGCCGTTACTTCCCCGGGGAGTACGTCCTCACCGGCCACGTCGACGCGATCACCAACGCGGGCGGGATCCGCCCGTTCAAGCTCACCGACCTCATCGCCATCGCCTCGGTCGTCGGCGGCCAGTTCGGCGGCGGGGGCGGCGGCGAGGTCCAGGCCGCGCTCTCCCTGCTCGCCGCCCAGCGCCGGTACGGCGTCGTCGAGGGCACCCGCGTATGGGAGTCGTTCCGCCAGCGCGACGACGCCGAGGCCGTCCTCACCGTCCACGACGGCACCGCCTTCCCGTACGCCGAGAAGCCCGCGAACCCGCGCGGCACCGCCCTCCCCGATCCGGGCTCCGTCCGCCCCGAGCAGCTCGTGTACGACCGCACGGGATCGGCCGGCACCGGAGCCAAGTCGCCCCTCCGCGTGCCCCCCTTCCTGAAGCCGGCCCAGGGCATGTACGACGACGGTGTCCTCGACCCCGGCAGCCTGGACCCGAAGAAGGGCATGTCCAACGCCCTGCTGGTGTCCGGCGCCCACACCGCGAGCGGGCACCCCATCGCCGTGTTCGGCCCGCAGACCGGCTACTTCGCCCCGCAGCTGCTGATGATGCAGGAACTCCAGGGCCCCGGCATCTCCGCCCGCGGCGTCTCCTTCGCCGGCGTCGGCATGTACGTCCAGATGGGCCGCGGCCAGGACTACGCCTGGTCCGCCACCTCCGCCGCCCAGGACATCACCGACACGTACGCGGTCGAGCTGTGCCGGGACGACACCCACTACCTCCACCGCGGCGCGTGCGTCCCGATGGAGAAGCTGGAGAAGCGCAACGCCTGGAAGCCGTCCGTCGCCGACTCCACCGCCGAGGGCTCCTACCGGCTCCAGGTGTGGCGCACCAAGTACGGCATCGTCACGCACCGCGCCACGATCGGCGGCAAGCCCGTCGCCTACACCTCGCTCCGCTCCACCTACCGCCACGAGGCCGACTCCATCATCGGCTTCCAGCTGCTCAACGACCCGTCGTACGTCAAGGACGCCCAGAGCTTCCAGCAGGCCGTCCACCACATCGGCTACGCCTTCAACTGGTTCTACGCGGACTCCCGCGAGGCGGCCTTCTACAACAGCGGCAGCAACCCGGTCAGGGCGCCCGGCGTCGACCCGGCGCTCCCCGTGACGGCCACGGAGCCGTACGAATGGCAGGACTTCGACCCCGCCACCAACACGGCGGCCTACACCCCGTTCACCGCCCACCCGCGCTCCACGGGCCAGGACTACTACATCTCCTGGAACAACCGGCAGGCCAGGCGGTACAACACGGCCGCCTTCGGCTTCGGCTCCGTCCACCGCGGCGACCTGCTGGACCACCGCGTCGAGCGCCTCGTCCGGGCGGGCGGCGTGACCCGCGCGTCGCTCACGCGGGCCATGGCGGAGGCGGGCGTCACGGACCTGCGCGGCGAGCAGGTCCTCCCCGAACTGCTGGCGGTCCTCCGCACGGAACCGCTCACCGACCCGCGACTGACCACGGCGGTCCAGCAGCTGGAGGCCTGGTCCTCGGCCGGCTCCCCGCGCAAGGAGACGAGCCCCGGCTCCCACCGCTACTCCCACCCGGACGCCGTCCGGCTCATGGACGCCTGGTGGCCGCTGCTCGTCGAGGCCGAGTTCCGCCCGGGCCTCGGTGCCGAGCTGTACGACGCCCTGCGGGCGAGCCTCCCCGTCGACGAGTCCCCGGCCGCCCACCACGGCCCCACCGGCGCCCACGGCGGCTCCGCCTTCCAGTACGGCTGGTGGGGCTTCACCGACAAGGACCTCCGCCAGGTCCTGGCCCGCCCGGTGACCGACCCGCTGGCCCGCACGTACTGCGGCGACGGCGACCCCAAGGCGTGCAGGGCGGCGCTGCTGGCGACCCTCGCGCAGGCGGCGGCGAAGCCGGCGACGGAGGTGTACCCGGCCGACGGCACCTGCGCGGCGGGCGACCAGTGGTGCGCGGACGCCCTGGTGCACCGCCCGCTGGGCGGCATCACGCACCCGACGAGCCACTGGCAGAACCGCCCGACGTACCAACAGGTCGTCGAGTTCCCGACCCACCGCTGA
- a CDS encoding DUF1343 domain-containing protein yields the protein MSVSRRSLLAAGGAIGAAGAAGLVAAPATAGSGEAAGGGGRRVRTGFDRLAADGYAALAGQRVGMVSNPTGVTADVRHIVDVMHADDRVDLVAVFGPEHGFRGTAQAGGSEGRYDDPATGLPVYDTYQKSGQALADIFTASGVDTVVFDIQDVGARFYTYIWTLYDCMVAAVSAGKRFVVLDRPNPVTGRAALGPVLDKAYATFVGREPIAQAHGMTVAELARLFNAEFLAKPVELATVRMSGWRRRDFFDATGLPWVPPSPNMPTPETALVYAGTCLFEGTNLSEGRGTTRPFELLGAEGVDRRWAEAANALELPGVRFREAYFTPTFSKFQGRTVGGVQLHVHDREAFDPVRTGVALLVTARRAWPGFAWRPDRWIDKLTGSSTVRTMIDAGAGVDEITAAWQRGLTAFRALRAEHLLYK from the coding sequence ATGAGCGTGTCCAGACGGAGTCTGTTGGCGGCCGGCGGGGCGATCGGTGCGGCGGGGGCGGCCGGGCTCGTGGCGGCCCCCGCGACGGCGGGCAGCGGCGAGGCGGCCGGCGGCGGCGGGCGGCGGGTGCGTACCGGCTTCGACCGGCTGGCCGCCGACGGGTACGCGGCGCTCGCCGGGCAGCGGGTCGGGATGGTCAGCAACCCCACCGGCGTCACGGCCGACGTGCGGCACATCGTCGACGTCATGCACGCCGACGACCGGGTGGACCTCGTGGCCGTGTTCGGGCCCGAGCACGGCTTCCGCGGCACGGCGCAGGCCGGCGGCTCGGAGGGCCGCTACGACGACCCGGCGACGGGGCTGCCCGTCTACGACACGTACCAGAAGAGCGGGCAGGCGCTGGCGGACATCTTCACCGCGTCGGGCGTCGACACCGTCGTGTTCGACATCCAGGACGTGGGCGCGCGCTTCTACACGTACATCTGGACCCTGTACGACTGCATGGTGGCCGCCGTGTCGGCGGGTAAACGTTTCGTCGTACTGGACCGGCCCAACCCGGTCACGGGGCGGGCGGCACTCGGGCCGGTGCTGGACAAGGCGTACGCCACGTTCGTGGGGCGCGAGCCCATCGCGCAGGCCCACGGCATGACCGTGGCGGAGCTGGCGCGGCTGTTCAACGCCGAGTTCCTGGCGAAGCCGGTGGAGCTGGCCACCGTGCGGATGTCCGGGTGGCGGCGCCGGGACTTCTTCGACGCGACGGGGCTGCCGTGGGTGCCGCCGAGCCCCAACATGCCCACGCCCGAGACGGCGCTCGTGTACGCCGGGACCTGCCTGTTCGAGGGCACGAACCTGTCCGAGGGGCGCGGCACGACCCGGCCCTTCGAGCTGCTGGGCGCGGAAGGCGTCGACCGGCGGTGGGCCGAGGCGGCCAATGCGCTGGAGCTGCCGGGTGTGCGGTTCCGGGAGGCGTACTTCACGCCCACGTTCTCCAAGTTCCAGGGCAGGACGGTGGGCGGGGTGCAGCTGCACGTCCACGACCGCGAGGCGTTCGATCCGGTACGCACCGGGGTCGCGCTGCTGGTGACCGCGCGGCGCGCGTGGCCCGGCTTCGCGTGGCGTCCGGACCGCTGGATCGACAAGCTGACGGGGTCGTCGACGGTGCGGACGATGATCGACGCGGGAGCGGGCGTGGACGAGATCACCGCCGCGTGGCAGCGCGGCCTGACCGCGTTCCGCGCACTGCGGGCGGAGCACCTGCTGTACAAGTGA
- a CDS encoding SDR family oxidoreductase produces MSTLQGAGVVVTGAGGGIGAALARRFAAEGARVVVNDLDPARTKAVADEIGATAVPGDASAIVEEAREALGGTVDVYCANAGLASPGDAFADEEVWAAAWDVNVMAHVRAARALLPDWLERGRGRFVSTVSAAGLLTMVGAAPYSVSKHGAYAFAEWLSLTYRHRGLKVHAICPQGVRTDMLTAAGTAGELVLAPTAIEPEDVADALIAGIEEDRFLILPHPEVAGFYQARATDPERWLGRMNGIQRHWEATGK; encoded by the coding sequence ATGAGCACGCTCCAGGGCGCAGGCGTGGTCGTCACCGGCGCGGGCGGCGGCATCGGCGCGGCACTCGCCCGCAGGTTCGCCGCCGAGGGCGCCAGGGTCGTCGTCAACGACCTCGACCCGGCCCGCACCAAGGCGGTCGCCGACGAGATCGGCGCCACCGCGGTCCCGGGCGACGCCTCGGCGATCGTGGAGGAGGCGCGCGAGGCGCTGGGCGGCACCGTCGACGTCTACTGCGCCAACGCGGGACTCGCCTCGCCGGGCGACGCCTTCGCGGACGAGGAGGTCTGGGCCGCGGCCTGGGACGTCAACGTGATGGCGCACGTCAGGGCGGCCCGTGCCCTGCTCCCGGACTGGCTGGAGCGCGGACGGGGCCGGTTCGTCTCCACGGTCTCCGCCGCGGGCCTGCTCACCATGGTGGGCGCGGCTCCCTACAGCGTCTCCAAGCACGGTGCGTACGCCTTCGCCGAGTGGCTCTCGCTCACCTACCGGCACCGCGGCCTCAAGGTCCACGCCATCTGCCCGCAGGGCGTCCGTACGGACATGCTCACCGCGGCCGGCACGGCCGGCGAGCTGGTGCTGGCCCCCACGGCGATCGAGCCCGAGGACGTGGCCGACGCCCTGATCGCCGGTATCGAGGAGGACCGCTTCCTGATCCTCCCGCACCCCGAGGTGGCCGGTTTCTACCAGGCCCGCGCGACCGACCCGGAGCGCTGGCTGGGCCGTATGAACGGCATCCAGCGGCACTGGGAGGCCACCGGGAAGTGA
- a CDS encoding TetR/AcrR family transcriptional regulator encodes MARTTDGDGTPVPQRLLAAATRLFAERGYDRTSVQEIVEAAGVTKGALYHYFGSKEDLLQEVYSRVLRMQQERLDAFADADAPVERRLRDAAADVVVTTIENLDDASIFFRSMHHLSPEKNKQVRAERRRYHERFRALIEEGQRSGVFSSATPADLVVDYHFGSVHHLSTWYRPDGPLSPQQVADHLADLLLRALRP; translated from the coding sequence ATGGCCAGGACGACGGACGGGGACGGCACCCCCGTCCCCCAGAGGCTGCTGGCCGCCGCCACCCGGCTCTTCGCCGAGCGGGGCTACGACCGCACCTCCGTCCAGGAGATCGTCGAGGCGGCCGGCGTCACCAAGGGCGCCCTCTACCACTACTTCGGCTCCAAGGAGGACCTCCTCCAGGAGGTCTACTCGCGGGTGCTGCGCATGCAGCAGGAGCGGCTCGACGCCTTCGCGGACGCCGACGCCCCGGTCGAGCGGCGGCTGCGCGACGCCGCCGCCGACGTGGTCGTCACCACCATCGAGAACCTCGACGACGCGTCCATCTTCTTCCGCTCCATGCACCACCTGAGCCCGGAGAAGAACAAGCAGGTACGCGCCGAGCGGCGCCGCTACCACGAGCGCTTCCGCGCCCTGATCGAAGAGGGCCAGCGCAGCGGCGTGTTCTCCTCGGCGACCCCCGCAGACCTGGTCGTCGACTACCACTTCGGCTCCGTCCACCACCTGTCCACCTGGTACCGCCCCGACGGTCCCCTCAGCCCCCAGCAGGTCGCCGACCACCTCGCCGACCTCCTGCTGCGCGCCCTGCGCCCGTAA